The following proteins come from a genomic window of Populus alba chromosome 12, ASM523922v2, whole genome shotgun sequence:
- the LOC118058049 gene encoding uncharacterized calcium-binding protein At1g02270, producing the protein MRKERRSRRISRIGSYAISSSMSMRDHQQQPCITCTTFNILAPIYKRLNINNDQDQNSRESDYRAYWLVRNQRILDSLLRERSSIICLQEFWLGNEELVNMYEKRLGDAGYLNFKLARTNNRGDGLLIAVRKDYFRVINHRELLFNDCGDRVAQLLHVELAAPCSPCRNNDTRQEILIVNTHLLFPHDSSLSLVRLNQVYKILQYVESYQKENKLSPTPIMLCGDWNGSKRGHVYKFLRSQGFVSSYDTAHQYTDADAHKWVSHLNHRGNICGVDFIWLLNPNRYRKLLKTSWGEAVFGMFKYLLRRASLTEEDAFVFLKADSDSDCITYSGFCEALQQLNLTGHCYGLSDEETKDLWVQADIDGNGVLDYKEFQQRIWNPTWSEQKDDEIQDDNLKGREEQTIGFSVENAVLFPPEVEKGMWPENYSLSDHARLTVVFSPIRMPCSQLKAN; encoded by the exons ATGAGAAAGGAAAGGAGATCAAGAAGGATATCAAGAATAGGGAGTTATGCAATATCATCATCAATGTCAATGAGAGATCATCAGCAACAACCTTGTATAACTTGTACAACGTTTAACATTCTTGCACCTATCTATAAACGTCTTAACATTAACAATGATCAGGATCAGAATTCACGTGAAAGTGATTACAGGGCCTATTGGCTTGTCAGAAACCAGAGGATTTTGGATTCCTTGTTGCGTGAAAGATCTTCCATAATTTGTCTTCag GAATTTTGGTTGGGAAATGAAGAGTTGGTCAACATGTATGAGAAGAGATTAGGTGATGCAGGCTATCTCAACTTCAAGCTTGCACGAACCAACAACCGTGGTGATG GCCTACTGATCGCTGTGCGCAAGGACTATTTCAGAGTTATTAACCATAGGGAATTGTTGTTCAATGACTGCGGGGATCGAGTTGCTCAGTTGTTACATGTTGAATTAGCTGCTCCTTGTTCACCATGCCGGAACAATGACACTCGCCAAGAAATTCTCATTGTCAATACCCACTTGTTATTTCCTCATGATTCAAGTTTGTCTCTTGTGAGATTGAATCAG GTCTACAAAATCCTGCAGTATGTGGAATCTTACCAGAAAGAAAACAAGCTTAGCCCAACGCCTATTATGCTTTGCGG TGACTGGAATGGGAGCAAACGGGGGCATGTTTACAAGTTCCTCAGGTCACAGGGCTTTGTATCATCGTATGATACTGCTCATCAGTACACTGATGCAGATGCTCACAAG TGGGTTAGCCACCTTAATCATCGTGGAAATATTTGTGGCGTGGATTTTATATGGCTTCTTAATCCCAATAGATACCGCAAGCTACTAAAAACAAGTTGGGGTGAAGCAGTATTTGGCATGTTCAAG TATCTGCTACGGAGAGCTTCGCTGACAGAAGAAGATGCCTTTGTCTTTCTAAAGGCTGATAGTGATAGTGACTGCATTACCTACTCAGGCTTCTGTGAAGCTCTTCAACAG CTTAATTTAACCGGCCACTGTTATGGACTCAGCGACGAAGAAACAAAGGATTTGTGGGTGCAGGCAGACATTGATGGGAATGGTGTTCTTGATTATAAAGAATTTCAG CAGCGAATTTGGAATCCTACATGGTCAGAgcagaaagatgatgaaatccAAGACGATAATCTTAAGGGTAGAGAAGAGCAAACAATTGGTTTCAGTGTGGAGAATGCTGTTCTCTTCCCTCCTGAAGTAGAGAAAGGAATGTGGCCTGAGAACTACTCTCTTTCAGATCATGCCCGACTAACGGTGGTGTTCTCACCAATAAGAATGCCATGCTCACAATTGAAAGCAAACTAG